GCGCCCAGGGAGTCGGCCGCCTCGACGGTCGTCCCCGGTACGGAACGGATGGCGTGCGCGGTGATCCGGATCGCGGGCGGAGCCGCGTAGATCACGGTGGCGATGGTCGCGGAGGCCCCGCCGATGAGGAAGATCAGGGTCAGTGGCGCCAGGTAGACGAAGGTCGGCATCGTCTGCATCAGGTCCAGGAAGGGCGTCAGGATCCGGTTGAACCGGTCGGACAGCCCCGCCAGCACGCCCAGCGGTATCGCGAACAGCAGCGCCACGAAGACCGCGCACAGGACGAGCGCCAGGGTGTCCATGCTCTCCTGCCACAGGCCCTGGAGCCCGAAGAAGGTGAAGCCGGCCACGGCCAGCAGCGCCACCCGCCAGTTGCCCACCGCCCAGGAGACGTAGCCGGTGAGTCCGACGACGCCGAGCCAGCCGATCTGCGGCAGCGGGCGGTCGCCGGACGGCTGCGAGATCAGGTCCTGGACGAAGGTCACCAGGTTGTCGATGACCAGCCGGATCTCGTTGAAGAAGTACAGGAAGAGCGGATTGGAGTTGCGGTTCGCGCCGACGGAGTCCCTGATGTCGTTGAGCCACCGGTGCAGGTCGGTGAGGTCGGCCGCCGCCAGGGACAGGGTCTGCTTGCCGCGCAGCACGGCGAACAGCACCAGCCAGACGACCAGGATCGCCGCCAGCAGCACGGAACGGCTGATCCTGCGCTCACCCGCGACGGGTTCGGCCGTCTCCACCGCGCCCGTCCGCTCGGGCTTCTCCATGACGACGGTCATCGCACGTCGCCTTCCCGCCCGGCGACCACCGCGAGGATCTCCTCGTCGCCGACGATGCCGAGCAGTTTGCCGTTCTCGACGACCTTGACGGGCTTGTCCGCCGCCAGCACGGCCCGGGTGGCCTCCCGCACCACGACGTCCGGGCCCAGCTCCGGGCCGTCCAGGGCGTCGTCGTCCTCCGGAGGCCGCATGATCCACCGCAGGGTGAGCACGTCACCGCGCGGCACGTCCTTGACGAACTCGCGTACGTAGTCGTCGGCCGGGGCGCCCACCAGCTCGTCGCCGGTCCCGCACTGGACCATCTTGCCGTCGCGCATGATGAGGATGCGGTCGCCCAGCTTGAGCGCCTCGGAGAGGTCGTGGGTGATGAACACCATGGTCTTGCCGACCTCGTGGTGCAGCCGGATGACCTCGTTCTGCATGTCCCGGCGGATCAGCGGGTCGAGCGCGGAGAACGGCTCGTCGAAGAAGAGGACGTCCGGATCGCCGGCCAGCGCCCGGGCGAGCCCGACGCGCTGCTGCATACCGCCGGACAGCTGGTCCGGGTAGGACTTCTCGTAGCCGGCGAGGCCGACCAGTTCGACGACCTCCATCGCCCGCCTGGTGCGCTCGGCCCTGCTCATGCCGCGGATCTCCAGGCCGAATCCCACGTTGTCCACCACCCTGCGGTGGGGCAGCAGCCCGAAGTGCTGGAAGACCATGGAGAACTTGCGCCGGCGCAGCTCGCGCAGGCGTCTGCTGTCCGCGTCGCGGATGTCCTCGCCCTCGAAGACGACCTCACCGGCGGTCGGTTCGATCAGCCGGGTCAGACATCGCACCAGTGTGGACTTGCCCGAGCCGGACAGGCCCATGACGACGAAGACCTCGCCCGGCGAGACGTCGAAGTGCACGTCGCGTACGGCGGCGGTGCATCCGGTGCGGTCCATGAGTTCGCGGCGGGTGAGACCGCACAGCTCCTCGGAGTCCGGTACCCGGTCGGCCTTCGGCCCGAACACCTTCCACAGATTGCGCACGGATATGACCGGAGTGCCCTCCGAGTCCTGGGGCGTGCCGCGCCGCTGCGCCACCTCGGTCTGTGTGGGGGTCACGATCGACCTCATTTCGGCGTTCAGCCG
This Streptomyces sp. NBC_00377 DNA region includes the following protein-coding sequences:
- a CDS encoding quaternary amine ABC transporter ATP-binding protein gives rise to the protein MTPTQTEVAQRRGTPQDSEGTPVISVRNLWKVFGPKADRVPDSEELCGLTRRELMDRTGCTAAVRDVHFDVSPGEVFVVMGLSGSGKSTLVRCLTRLIEPTAGEVVFEGEDIRDADSRRLRELRRRKFSMVFQHFGLLPHRRVVDNVGFGLEIRGMSRAERTRRAMEVVELVGLAGYEKSYPDQLSGGMQQRVGLARALAGDPDVLFFDEPFSALDPLIRRDMQNEVIRLHHEVGKTMVFITHDLSEALKLGDRILIMRDGKMVQCGTGDELVGAPADDYVREFVKDVPRGDVLTLRWIMRPPEDDDALDGPELGPDVVVREATRAVLAADKPVKVVENGKLLGIVGDEEILAVVAGREGDVR